The following are encoded in a window of Salinibacter ruber DSM 13855 genomic DNA:
- a CDS encoding peptidylprolyl isomerase, translating to MRHVCRVFSSSFRYGGGILLGAALLLASLSPAPAHGQNAQVVDRIAAVVGDEIVLKSEVDQLVRRQTRQQNVSYSNSLWMEALRQLVDQKLLAEQARRDTTITVSDQQLSDQLDRRISQYVERAGSEERLEQAYGKSILEIKEQFREDLRGQILSQQLRRRRMQSIDITPSEVRQWFEQIPQDSLPQLPKTVRLSHIVRYPKPTEASRQQAKSLITSVRDSIVNGGASLEAMARQFSAPDAAGTASGALTDVNLNDLVPEFAAVASRTPVGQISQPFYNESQNGFHILRIDAKDGSTVDLHHVLIKPNAPTGKRAKEYLSAVRDTLVNNEDVSFERMARRHSEEDRTAQNGGRVTDPESGARDLVLDALGPSWTRTIRPLEAGDISEPSRVQLLNDDEAYHIVRLDRRVPAHRASLETDYEQIRQRALQDKRSRKMREWTDQLREKIYVDIRITESELTAMRRR from the coding sequence ATGCGTCACGTGTGCCGCGTTTTCTCATCTTCTTTCCGATACGGTGGAGGCATACTGCTCGGGGCCGCCCTGCTCCTCGCCAGCCTGTCGCCCGCTCCCGCCCACGGCCAGAACGCTCAGGTGGTGGACCGCATCGCCGCCGTCGTGGGGGATGAGATCGTCCTGAAATCCGAGGTCGACCAGCTCGTCCGCCGCCAAACCCGACAACAAAACGTCTCGTACTCCAACTCCCTCTGGATGGAGGCCCTTCGGCAACTGGTCGACCAGAAGCTTCTGGCGGAACAGGCGCGGCGCGACACGACCATCACGGTCTCGGACCAGCAACTGAGCGATCAGCTCGACCGCCGGATCAGCCAGTACGTCGAGCGCGCGGGAAGCGAGGAGCGCCTGGAGCAGGCGTACGGCAAGAGCATCCTCGAAATCAAAGAACAGTTCCGGGAGGATCTCCGGGGTCAAATTTTGTCTCAGCAGCTGCGGCGGCGGCGCATGCAGAGCATCGACATCACCCCCAGTGAGGTGCGCCAGTGGTTCGAGCAGATCCCGCAGGACTCACTGCCGCAGCTGCCCAAGACCGTTCGCCTCTCGCACATCGTCCGGTACCCGAAGCCGACGGAGGCGTCTCGCCAGCAGGCGAAGTCGCTGATCACGTCCGTTCGGGACTCCATCGTCAACGGCGGCGCGTCCCTGGAGGCCATGGCCCGCCAGTTTTCCGCGCCGGACGCCGCCGGCACCGCGTCCGGGGCCCTCACGGACGTCAACCTCAACGACCTTGTGCCCGAATTTGCCGCGGTCGCGTCCCGAACCCCTGTCGGCCAGATCTCGCAGCCCTTCTACAACGAGAGTCAGAACGGCTTTCACATTCTCCGGATCGACGCCAAGGACGGAAGCACCGTGGACCTTCACCACGTGCTCATCAAGCCCAACGCCCCCACCGGCAAGCGTGCGAAGGAGTACCTGAGCGCCGTGCGCGACACCCTCGTCAACAACGAGGATGTCTCCTTCGAGCGCATGGCGCGGCGGCACTCCGAGGAGGACCGTACGGCCCAAAATGGCGGCCGCGTGACCGACCCGGAGTCTGGGGCGCGCGACCTGGTTCTGGATGCCCTCGGGCCCTCCTGGACCCGGACGATTCGGCCCCTGGAGGCCGGCGACATCAGCGAGCCCTCGCGCGTGCAACTCCTGAACGACGACGAGGCCTACCACATCGTCCGTCTTGACCGCCGCGTGCCCGCCCACCGTGCCAGCCTCGAAACCGACTACGAGCAAATTCGCCAGCGGGCCCTTCAGGACAAGCGCAGTCGAAAGATGCGGGAATGGACCGATCAGCTCCGAGAGAAAATCTACGTGGACATTCGCATCACGGAGTCGGAGCTGACGGCCATGCGCCGCCGCTAA
- a CDS encoding AAA family ATPase → MPPSSSSPPQDPETLDDLSTAYDRLRQEIGKVIVGQEDIIEMVVVCLMARGHTLLIGVPGLAKTLLVRTLAGALDLDFSRIQFTPDLMPSDITGTEIIQDTQDGRHFEFAAGPVFANVILADEINRTPPKTQAALLEAMQEQHVTAAGETHTLDDPFFVLATQNPIEQEGTYPLPEAQLDRFMLNLWLDYPSFDEETEVVRSTTAGPQSEVSPVMSADELQSYQEFVRQIPVADNVIEYAVQLVTRTRPDSGEAPEFIQDYLSYGAGPRASQYLVLGAKTLSALDGRMTPVEDDVRRMAVPVLRHRIVPSFNAEADDVSSVGLIDQLLDEM, encoded by the coding sequence ATGCCTCCTTCCTCGTCCTCCCCTCCGCAGGACCCCGAGACGCTCGACGACCTCAGCACGGCCTACGACCGCCTTCGGCAGGAGATCGGAAAGGTGATCGTGGGGCAGGAAGACATCATCGAGATGGTGGTGGTCTGCCTCATGGCCCGCGGGCACACCCTCCTGATCGGGGTGCCCGGCCTCGCCAAGACCCTCCTCGTGCGCACCCTCGCCGGGGCACTCGACCTGGACTTTAGCCGGATCCAGTTCACGCCCGACCTCATGCCCAGTGACATCACGGGCACGGAGATCATTCAGGACACCCAGGACGGGCGTCACTTCGAGTTTGCGGCCGGGCCCGTCTTTGCAAACGTGATCCTTGCGGACGAGATCAACCGCACCCCCCCCAAAACCCAGGCGGCCCTCCTGGAGGCCATGCAGGAGCAGCACGTCACCGCCGCGGGCGAGACGCACACGCTGGACGATCCGTTCTTCGTTCTCGCCACGCAAAACCCCATCGAGCAGGAGGGCACCTATCCCCTGCCCGAGGCTCAGCTGGACCGGTTCATGCTCAACCTCTGGCTCGACTATCCCTCGTTCGACGAGGAGACCGAGGTGGTTCGGAGCACCACCGCCGGCCCCCAGTCGGAGGTGTCCCCCGTCATGAGCGCCGACGAGCTGCAGTCCTACCAGGAGTTTGTCCGGCAGATTCCGGTCGCCGACAACGTCATCGAGTACGCCGTACAGCTCGTGACCCGCACCCGCCCCGACTCCGGAGAGGCCCCCGAGTTCATTCAGGACTACCTGAGCTACGGCGCCGGGCCCCGGGCCTCCCAGTACCTCGTCCTGGGGGCGAAGACCCTCTCCGCCCTGGACGGGCGAATGACCCCGGTGGAGGACGATGTGCGCCGGATGGCCGTGCCCGTTCTGCGGCACCGCATCGTTCCGAGCTTCAACGCGGAGGCGGACGACGTGTCGTCGGTCGGCCTGATCGACCAGCTCCTCGACGAGATGTAA
- a CDS encoding peptidylprolyl isomerase yields MPVTALHATRLRVLLVLLLSAGLAGCQTEAPPDSYVARVGTHYLTGADLDRMLAGMGPVRDSTEARKQAVDQWVTRTLLYREAERLNLSSNDEVQQRLRRQRRAVLVSALRTRLEEEADVRPTPEKVRTYFERHKEQLRLREPYVRVQYLAAPDRPTAQTARQALRTPPAPPDTTWARLVTEYATDTTRARRLSRRFVPQSRLGQQVPALADRLADLQEGETTPVVQASGRYHVLRLDRRLSEGTPPELDWVEPKIRRRLRIRARKQIHATEVQRLRNRAQADGTLELP; encoded by the coding sequence ATGCCCGTCACCGCCCTCCACGCCACGCGCCTCCGTGTCCTCCTTGTGCTTCTTCTCAGCGCAGGGCTGGCCGGATGCCAGACCGAGGCCCCGCCCGACTCGTACGTGGCCCGCGTGGGGACCCACTACTTGACTGGGGCCGACCTAGACCGGATGCTCGCCGGCATGGGCCCTGTTCGCGACTCCACCGAAGCCCGGAAACAGGCAGTCGACCAGTGGGTGACCCGCACGCTCCTGTACCGGGAGGCCGAGCGGCTGAACCTGAGCTCCAACGACGAGGTCCAGCAGCGGTTGCGGCGCCAGCGGCGCGCCGTTCTCGTGTCGGCCCTGCGCACACGGCTCGAAGAGGAGGCCGACGTGCGTCCCACACCGGAGAAAGTGCGCACCTACTTTGAGCGCCACAAGGAGCAGCTGCGTCTCCGGGAGCCGTACGTGCGGGTCCAGTACCTGGCCGCCCCGGACCGCCCCACGGCCCAGACCGCCCGGCAGGCCCTGCGCACGCCCCCCGCGCCGCCCGATACCACTTGGGCCCGCCTTGTTACCGAGTACGCCACGGACACGACCCGGGCCCGCCGGCTGTCTCGCCGCTTCGTTCCGCAGAGTCGACTTGGCCAGCAGGTGCCCGCCCTTGCGGACCGGCTCGCGGATCTTCAGGAGGGGGAGACCACCCCGGTCGTCCAGGCCAGCGGGCGCTACCACGTGCTCCGTCTCGACCGGCGGCTCTCGGAGGGCACGCCGCCGGAGCTCGACTGGGTTGAGCCCAAAATCCGCCGGCGCCTCCGAATTCGCGCCCGGAAACAGATCCACGCAACCGAGGTTCAACGCCTGCGCAACAGAGCCCAGGCCGACGGGACCCTCGAATTGCCGTAG
- a CDS encoding ferredoxin--NADP reductase, with protein MDASRYSRLTFVERVDFSEELAVFRLRADTPVDFTPGQYATLGLMNDDRDRPLLRPYSVASAPGETELEFFIERVDDGALTPKLWDLDRGADVWMRNKIVGRFTLDPDRTHHLMAATVTGVGPYVSIIRDQLQKLRAGALDTPDPMLVLHGASRSWELGTYLDELQALSDQVEWFEYVPTVSRPWEDPEWDGEYGRVEDVLRKHLDATSFVPSDSAAYTCGHPKMIDKAQGILQRAGFEEDAIHEEKYFVERNGDG; from the coding sequence ATGGATGCTTCCCGGTACAGCCGGTTGACCTTTGTGGAACGGGTCGACTTTTCCGAAGAGCTTGCGGTGTTTCGTCTCCGTGCAGACACGCCTGTTGACTTCACGCCGGGCCAGTACGCCACCCTCGGGCTGATGAACGACGACCGCGACCGCCCACTGCTTCGCCCCTACTCGGTCGCCTCGGCCCCCGGAGAGACGGAGCTCGAGTTCTTCATTGAGCGGGTGGACGACGGGGCGCTCACGCCGAAGCTCTGGGACCTCGACCGGGGGGCAGACGTGTGGATGCGGAACAAAATCGTCGGCCGGTTCACCCTGGATCCGGATCGCACCCACCACCTCATGGCGGCGACGGTGACCGGCGTGGGGCCGTACGTCAGCATCATTCGGGATCAGCTCCAGAAACTTCGGGCCGGGGCCCTGGACACGCCGGACCCGATGCTCGTCCTGCACGGGGCGAGTCGATCCTGGGAATTGGGCACGTATCTCGACGAACTTCAGGCGCTCTCCGATCAGGTGGAGTGGTTCGAGTACGTTCCCACCGTCAGTCGTCCCTGGGAGGATCCGGAGTGGGACGGCGAGTACGGGCGGGTTGAGGATGTCCTGCGGAAGCACCTGGACGCCACCTCGTTCGTCCCGTCCGACAGCGCTGCCTACACCTGTGGGCACCCAAAAATGATCGACAAGGCCCAGGGCATTCTCCAGCGGGCCGGCTTTGAGGAAGACGCAATCCACGAAGAGAAATACTTCGTGGAGCGTAACGGGGACGGATAG
- a CDS encoding aminopeptidase P family protein translates to MFPPATYRSRRRTLVEHERPDSGLVLLLGNRRSPRNYVDNPHPFRQDGTFLYYFGLDRPDLYGLINLDAGASTLYGEEATLDDVVWEGEQTALREDAAAVGIDTVDPPSALDARIAQARQQGRPVHVLPPYRDEHRLRLETLLGRPHTQLDDAVSEPLIRAVVRQRSVKSSEEVAEIETALERTAQAHACAQERAIPGASEQEIVGAMTGLLTTEGSTFSFTPTCSVRGEVLHNHSYPNTLEEGDLLLVDAGATSPCHYAGDVTRVTPVGGGFTPQQRAIYDAVLSAQTAAINAVAPDVPFIEIHKHAARTLTEHLIDLGLMQGAADEAVAAGAHALFFPHGLGHMMGLDVHDMESLGETFVGYAEDQTRPDQFGLHTLRLGRPLRPGFVITVEPGCYFIPPLIKQWREERRHERFINYERVEDFLGFGGIRIEDDMLVTEDGARILGPDIPKAPGEVADRAGSSRAA, encoded by the coding sequence ATGTTCCCCCCCGCCACCTATCGTTCGCGGCGTCGCACACTCGTTGAGCACGAGCGCCCGGACTCCGGCCTCGTACTGCTGCTCGGAAATCGGCGCTCGCCGCGCAACTACGTCGATAACCCCCACCCTTTCCGCCAGGACGGCACCTTTCTCTATTACTTTGGGCTCGACCGCCCCGACCTGTACGGCCTCATTAACCTCGACGCGGGCGCCTCGACCCTGTACGGCGAAGAGGCAACCCTCGACGACGTCGTGTGGGAAGGCGAGCAGACCGCCCTCCGGGAAGACGCCGCCGCGGTCGGCATCGACACGGTCGATCCGCCTTCTGCGCTCGATGCTCGAATCGCGCAGGCCCGCCAGCAGGGCCGCCCCGTTCACGTCCTTCCCCCGTACCGCGACGAGCACCGGCTCCGCCTGGAGACGCTGCTGGGCCGCCCACACACCCAACTCGACGACGCCGTCTCGGAGCCCCTGATTCGCGCCGTGGTCCGGCAGCGGTCGGTCAAATCCTCGGAGGAGGTGGCCGAAATCGAAACGGCCCTCGAACGCACCGCCCAGGCCCACGCCTGTGCCCAGGAGCGTGCGATCCCTGGCGCGTCCGAGCAGGAAATCGTGGGCGCCATGACCGGCCTCCTGACGACCGAGGGGAGCACCTTCTCGTTCACACCGACCTGTTCGGTGCGGGGCGAGGTGCTACACAACCACTCGTACCCGAACACCCTTGAGGAGGGCGACCTTCTTCTGGTGGACGCCGGGGCCACCTCCCCATGTCACTACGCCGGCGACGTGACCCGCGTAACGCCGGTCGGAGGGGGCTTCACGCCGCAACAGCGGGCCATCTACGACGCCGTGCTGTCGGCCCAGACCGCCGCCATCAACGCCGTTGCCCCCGACGTCCCTTTCATCGAGATCCACAAGCACGCCGCCCGCACCCTCACGGAGCACCTCATCGACCTGGGGCTCATGCAGGGCGCCGCCGACGAGGCGGTCGCGGCGGGGGCCCACGCCCTCTTCTTCCCGCACGGCCTGGGGCACATGATGGGCCTCGACGTCCACGACATGGAAAGCCTGGGGGAGACGTTTGTGGGGTACGCCGAGGACCAGACGCGGCCGGACCAGTTCGGCCTCCACACCTTGCGCCTGGGGCGTCCCCTCCGGCCCGGATTTGTAATCACCGTGGAGCCGGGGTGTTACTTCATCCCGCCGCTCATCAAGCAGTGGCGGGAAGAGCGACGACACGAGCGGTTCATCAACTACGAGCGGGTGGAGGACTTCCTCGGATTCGGTGGGATCCGCATTGAGGACGACATGCTGGTGACCGAAGATGGGGCCCGGATCCTGGGGCCCGACATTCCGAAGGCGCCGGGCGAGGTGGCCGATCGGGCCGGTTCGTCCCGTGCCGCCTAG
- a CDS encoding TerB family tellurite resistance protein → MNASSDWTTTHDLAVVYIALAYGTDHELSDEELRVLKNALQAWESMDEPAVQDLIVEAATVFTEREAEAEFRRAVQDLRSALSPEERRDTIRHLIRIAEADGVLLEREQGLIHTLADAWSLKALSEDLLENTSAVVQRRGEDWGLIHELAFLYILVGHAADEDLSGSTVDVMVERLQEWQPERSLEELRNVVRRALQVYAEQPREDLIYDSVEALKEALSSTHRLTALDDLYTVARADGPLTRTERDLISSLAQAWDVNVRMNGHGG, encoded by the coding sequence ATGAACGCTTCCAGCGACTGGACGACGACACACGACCTGGCGGTCGTATACATTGCCCTGGCCTACGGCACCGACCACGAGCTCAGCGACGAGGAGCTCCGGGTCCTCAAAAACGCCCTTCAGGCGTGGGAGTCGATGGACGAGCCTGCCGTCCAGGATCTGATCGTGGAGGCCGCTACGGTGTTTACCGAGCGGGAGGCCGAGGCGGAGTTCCGGCGGGCCGTTCAGGACCTCAGGTCGGCCCTTTCTCCCGAGGAGCGGCGCGACACAATTCGGCACTTGATTCGCATTGCGGAGGCCGACGGGGTGCTCTTGGAGCGAGAACAGGGGCTCATCCACACACTGGCGGACGCGTGGTCGCTCAAGGCCCTCAGCGAGGACCTTCTGGAAAATACGTCGGCCGTCGTGCAGCGGAGGGGGGAGGACTGGGGGCTCATTCACGAGCTGGCCTTTCTCTACATCCTCGTGGGACACGCTGCCGACGAGGATCTGTCGGGGAGCACGGTAGACGTGATGGTAGAGCGGCTGCAGGAGTGGCAACCCGAGCGGTCGCTGGAGGAGTTGCGCAACGTGGTGCGGCGGGCGCTGCAGGTGTACGCGGAGCAGCCCCGGGAAGACCTCATTTACGACTCGGTGGAGGCGCTGAAAGAAGCGCTGTCAAGCACGCATCGCCTGACGGCCCTCGACGACCTCTACACCGTGGCTCGGGCCGACGGCCCCCTCACCCGGACCGAGCGGGATCTCATCTCGTCCCTGGCACAGGCCTGGGACGTGAACGTGCGCATGAACGGGCACGGCGGGTGA
- a CDS encoding UvrD-helicase domain-containing protein, whose product MSAPHSASSTYDDAAVRRRIGPWQEDDVPTLSAFEPDTNFFVRAAAGSGKTTALVARMVALVRSGVPVEDLTAITFTRKAAGEMSKRFYEELRRAQTALPAEGPQRRRVTAALRDAQQAFIGTIHAFCARLLRERPIAADLPPGFVAGLEDREERELRDRAWQDYLQTVRADRPARMEALTSLGLEPEDLDAYFERLCEHPELDPYVNAPDTVPDLTQAAAAVRAELDAWQARRPDALPEGRDDAMQAFDRAEKLIAQTGVETPAQRAELLELFAGVADEESADVTLKCWRGPHTDAYDWARTLRDEHLPALVRDVVQPALRRWRAYVHEEVVAFVRPAVERFASLRQAEGRLTFHDLLACTRDLLRDHPGLRTTIQERHPRLLVDEFQDTDPLQAELLFYLTSRNPTETTWTDCRPLPGSLFIVGDDKQSIYRFRRADMEVFEAVGERIEDTGGEAVMLTKNFRSLDVICDWCDAAFGALFDDADLMDRQATYTPFDPQRTTERDVDGVRRINLDKVRGNWGTDIAAQDAGRIARFIQGARDGGRSGRGADRHGALFAGGADYSDFLILTRTKSRLSVYAEALAERGIPYTVTGSEDLGEAAELKALVDLLTCALRPDDEVACVAYLKGPLVGASDDDLYRFSRAGGEFGRMHEPVPASVLEALPHETAQRFEEAFGHLRAARRRLHEQRPGVAIEQLIDDLGLLAGAAHPPDAAEGSLRAGRVLRTITYVQDLAAQGLGWAEVLDELQRVVDGEEEVDGMTLETGGDDAVRVMNVHQAKGLEAPVVFLADPYSRSGGPSVRRHLRREAGELVAPIVQGSGYRERVTHPPLGWERPVDGRDESFRESEERHEAAEERRLLYVAATRAQNLLVVSTYPEKPDDGPWAPLYPHLDAADVPELGRPDAEPSSDRPEAPAPALTDQRAGRDAQLEAQSRPSYRTESVTDGDRASPVRSSLASEGYGEAFGSAIHQLLEQCVRTGRPTPWTDESVAASVLERTGAEDTPDAVERATTMVQRFLDSRVWGRVQGADRVYAEYPIAHAVRRETPVVRRGVIDLAWRADGRWTLVDHKTDRVQGRPPETLSPDHAYVQQLQAYARAWAAVVNEPVAEVGLWLADAGTHLFGEPTGEEHSLSLGRRAAD is encoded by the coding sequence ATGTCCGCCCCCCACTCGGCCTCCTCAACGTACGACGACGCCGCCGTCCGCCGGCGGATTGGTCCGTGGCAGGAAGACGACGTGCCGACCCTTTCGGCCTTTGAACCGGACACGAACTTCTTCGTCCGGGCGGCGGCCGGCTCCGGCAAAACGACGGCCCTCGTGGCCCGCATGGTGGCCCTCGTGCGCTCGGGGGTGCCGGTGGAGGACCTTACGGCCATCACCTTTACCCGGAAGGCGGCCGGGGAGATGAGCAAACGGTTCTACGAGGAGCTCCGGCGCGCCCAGACCGCACTGCCGGCGGAAGGCCCGCAGCGACGACGGGTCACGGCCGCCCTCCGGGATGCGCAGCAGGCCTTCATCGGCACCATCCACGCCTTCTGCGCGCGCCTCCTGCGGGAGCGGCCGATCGCCGCAGACCTGCCGCCCGGCTTCGTCGCGGGCCTGGAGGACCGCGAGGAACGAGAGCTCCGTGACCGCGCCTGGCAGGACTACCTCCAGACCGTACGGGCCGACCGGCCGGCCCGCATGGAGGCGCTCACGAGCCTGGGCCTGGAGCCGGAGGACCTGGACGCCTACTTTGAACGGCTGTGCGAACACCCCGAGCTGGACCCGTACGTCAACGCCCCGGACACCGTCCCCGACCTGACGCAGGCCGCGGCGGCGGTGCGGGCCGAGCTCGACGCGTGGCAGGCCCGCCGTCCGGATGCGCTGCCCGAAGGCCGCGACGACGCAATGCAGGCGTTCGACAGGGCGGAGAAACTGATTGCGCAGACAGGGGTGGAGACCCCGGCACAGCGCGCCGAGCTCCTTGAGCTGTTCGCCGGCGTGGCCGACGAGGAGTCGGCGGACGTGACGCTAAAGTGCTGGCGCGGCCCGCACACGGACGCCTACGACTGGGCGCGGACCCTGCGAGACGAGCACCTGCCCGCGCTGGTGCGCGACGTGGTGCAGCCGGCCCTGCGCCGGTGGCGGGCCTACGTCCACGAGGAGGTCGTGGCGTTCGTCCGCCCGGCCGTGGAGCGGTTCGCGTCTCTCCGTCAGGCGGAGGGGCGGCTTACCTTTCACGACCTGCTCGCCTGCACCCGGGACCTGCTGCGCGACCACCCCGGCCTCCGAACGACCATTCAGGAGCGCCACCCCCGCCTGCTGGTCGACGAGTTTCAGGACACCGATCCGCTGCAGGCGGAGCTGCTCTTCTACCTCACCAGCCGCAATCCGACCGAGACGACCTGGACCGACTGCCGCCCGCTTCCGGGCAGCTTGTTCATCGTCGGGGACGACAAGCAGTCCATCTACCGATTCCGGCGGGCGGACATGGAGGTGTTCGAGGCCGTCGGCGAGCGCATCGAAGACACGGGGGGCGAGGCCGTGATGCTGACCAAGAACTTCCGCTCGCTCGACGTCATCTGTGACTGGTGCGACGCGGCATTCGGGGCTCTCTTCGACGACGCGGACCTGATGGACCGTCAGGCCACGTACACCCCGTTCGATCCCCAGCGCACGACAGAGCGGGACGTGGACGGGGTGCGGCGGATCAACCTCGACAAGGTGCGGGGGAACTGGGGAACCGACATCGCCGCACAGGACGCCGGGCGCATTGCCCGTTTCATTCAAGGCGCTCGGGACGGCGGGCGCAGCGGGAGGGGGGCGGACCGGCACGGCGCGCTCTTCGCCGGTGGGGCGGACTATTCCGACTTCCTCATTCTGACGCGGACCAAGTCGCGCCTTTCCGTCTACGCCGAGGCCCTGGCCGAGCGCGGCATCCCGTACACCGTCACCGGGAGTGAAGACCTGGGCGAGGCGGCCGAGCTGAAAGCCCTCGTGGACCTGCTCACCTGCGCCCTCCGACCGGACGACGAGGTGGCGTGTGTGGCGTACCTGAAAGGGCCCCTCGTGGGGGCGAGCGACGATGACCTGTACCGGTTTTCGCGGGCCGGTGGCGAGTTTGGTCGCATGCACGAGCCGGTGCCGGCGTCTGTGCTGGAGGCCCTTCCGCACGAGACGGCGCAACGGTTCGAAGAGGCCTTCGGACACCTGCGTGCGGCGCGGCGCCGGCTCCACGAGCAGCGTCCGGGCGTCGCGATCGAACAACTCATTGACGACCTGGGACTGCTCGCGGGGGCCGCCCACCCGCCGGACGCGGCCGAGGGGTCGCTCCGGGCCGGGCGCGTGCTCCGCACGATCACCTACGTGCAGGATCTTGCCGCCCAGGGACTCGGGTGGGCCGAGGTGCTGGACGAGCTGCAGCGGGTGGTCGACGGGGAGGAAGAGGTGGACGGCATGACCCTGGAGACGGGCGGCGACGATGCGGTGCGCGTGATGAACGTGCACCAGGCCAAGGGGCTGGAGGCGCCGGTCGTATTCCTGGCCGATCCGTACAGCCGGAGCGGCGGGCCGTCGGTGCGGCGTCACCTCCGCCGGGAGGCCGGTGAGCTCGTCGCCCCAATCGTGCAGGGAAGCGGCTACCGCGAACGGGTGACGCACCCGCCGCTGGGGTGGGAGAGGCCCGTAGACGGGCGGGACGAGAGCTTCCGCGAGAGCGAAGAGCGCCACGAGGCGGCCGAGGAGCGGCGCCTCCTGTACGTGGCGGCCACCCGGGCACAGAATCTATTGGTCGTGTCGACCTACCCGGAAAAACCGGACGACGGCCCCTGGGCGCCCCTCTACCCGCATCTGGACGCGGCGGACGTTCCCGAACTGGGGCGCCCGGACGCGGAGCCCTCCAGCGACCGGCCGGAGGCGCCCGCCCCTGCCCTGACGGATCAGCGCGCCGGGCGAGACGCTCAGCTTGAGGCGCAGTCCCGTCCTTCGTACCGGACGGAGTCCGTCACCGACGGCGACCGCGCCTCCCCCGTGCGCTCGTCTCTGGCGTCGGAGGGCTACGGAGAGGCGTTTGGCTCAGCAATCCACCAGCTCTTGGAGCAGTGCGTCCGCACGGGCCGCCCCACCCCGTGGACCGACGAGTCAGTGGCGGCGTCCGTTCTCGAACGCACAGGAGCAGAGGACACGCCCGACGCCGTTGAGCGGGCCACGACGATGGTCCAGCGGTTTTTGGACAGCCGTGTGTGGGGGCGGGTGCAGGGCGCCGATCGTGTGTACGCCGAGTACCCGATCGCCCACGCTGTTCGGCGCGAGACCCCCGTGGTGCGTCGGGGGGTGATCGACCTGGCCTGGCGGGCGGACGGCCGCTGGACGCTCGTCGACCACAAGACCGATCGTGTCCAGGGGCGCCCGCCGGAGACGCTGTCCCCCGACCATGCCTATGTCCAACAGCTCCAAGCGTACGCGCGGGCCTGGGCCGCCGTGGTCAACGAGCCCGTCGCGGAGGTGGGGCTCTGGCTTGCGGACGCCGGGACGCACCTGTTCGGAGAACCCACGGGGGAGGAGCACTCCCTGTCCCTGGGCCGTCGCGCTGCGGACTGA
- a CDS encoding FxsA family protein: MLGRLILLFLLTPAVELALLIQVDQLIGFWATIALIIVTGVVGSHLARREGLSTWGRLNRRLQAGDLPGKELADGVIILVAGALLITPGILTDVIGFSGLIPVTRTRFRNVLMRWFQGKVDQGTMQVQFGMFGGPTASDSKGANVPPRSPDGPRRSAPDDTWEGRPQDRPNHADEPQGDGNGTASSSP, encoded by the coding sequence ATGCTTGGTCGCCTGATTCTGCTCTTCTTGCTCACGCCCGCAGTGGAGTTGGCCCTCCTCATCCAGGTAGACCAGCTGATCGGGTTCTGGGCCACAATCGCGCTGATCATCGTAACCGGCGTCGTGGGGAGTCACCTCGCCCGCCGAGAGGGACTGTCGACCTGGGGCCGCCTCAACCGCCGACTGCAGGCCGGAGACCTGCCCGGGAAAGAACTCGCCGACGGCGTCATCATCCTGGTAGCGGGCGCCCTGCTCATCACACCCGGCATCCTGACCGACGTGATTGGGTTCTCCGGCCTGATTCCCGTCACCCGCACCCGCTTCCGCAACGTGCTGATGCGCTGGTTCCAGGGCAAGGTTGACCAAGGGACCATGCAGGTGCAGTTTGGCATGTTTGGGGGCCCTACCGCCTCCGATTCCAAGGGGGCGAATGTCCCCCCTCGTTCCCCCGATGGCCCCCGCCGGTCCGCCCCGGACGACACGTGGGAGGGGCGGCCTCAGGACCGACCCAACCACGCAGACGAACCGCAGGGAGACGGGAACGGAACGGCCTCGTCTTCCCCCTAG